TCTTTCTTCCCCCTACATCATATGTTATAGGCTCGCTGATCGTTACTTCACCTGCTAAATCCCTTTTGTTTGGATCTTCCACGGTCTTAACTTCCTTTAGGAGAGAATCAATCTTTGGTTCCTCTCCTCTGTTGCATACTTCGAGGATGCCTAGCATTACTCCCTTCTCCCGTAGCTTCTTCGTCAGCTTTCTCGTGTCAACTCCAAAGATTCCCGGTATGCCCTCGCTCCTTAACCATTCATCAAGAGTTCTTCTCGAAGCCCAGTGGTGCGGTTTAATACAAAGTTCATGAATGACAAGACCTGTAACCTTTATTCCAATGGACTCAAAATGGATTGGAATGTGAAACCCATCTGTTTGATAATCCGGAACGCCATAATTGCCTATCAATGGGTATGTGAGGGTTAAAATCTGACCATGATATGAAGGATCGGTTAACGCTTCGGGATAGCCAACCATGGACGTCGAAAAGACAACTTCCCCAGAAACCTTGCCTGTTGAACCAAAGCCGTAACCGAGAAAGAAGCTACCGTCCTCAAGCACTAAGACGGCTTTTCTTTCTCTTTGAGGGCATTTTTCAGTTTTCAAGTGACCCTTCCCCAAGCATTAAATGATCCTAAATTTAAACGTTACGGTAGGACTCTTATCGATCACTCGTCATTGACTCCAACATTTTATCTATCTTAGCTGCGGACTCATCAAGAAGCCGCTTCTTACCTTTGGCCCATTCGCCGAAAAAGTTCAGAGAATCTAGGCGAGATTCTATCATCCTTTTAACCTCATCCTTTGCGGGTCCACCCTTCACTCTGTGAGATTCAATAAAGGTTGATTGGTCAATTGCAGTTTTGATGTCATTTTGGTCTAAGCAAATTTTATGAGGCCAAAAATCTTCGGAGATCTCTTTCAGAGTCTCTATGGTCAACTCATGCAAAGATTTGTTTTTCTCAATTAGTCTCTTCACGGCTGCTCCAACGATTTTGTGTGCTACGCGAAATGGTATTCCGCATTTTCTGACTAGAATGTTGGCTAACTCTGTTGCGGTGGTGAAGCTAATGTGCGGCTTGTTTAGGGCATCTGGTTTAACCTTGACCTCGATCATGAGTTCTGTTAAAATTCTGAGTGAGGCCTTCATTTCGTCGATTGAATCCCATAGTTTCGGGGTTATCTCTTGAAAATCAAGATTATAGCTTGAGGGAAGCGATTTCAACACGATTGCAGATGAGAAGAAATTGCCGATAATGAGCCCCATACGAGCTCTTATAACTTCGAGGACATCAGGGTTCTTCTTTTGAGGCATGATGCTGCTGGTTGAGGTGAATTCGTCTGGGAGGTCAATTATCCCGAAGTCCGCTGAACTCCACACTATTAGGTCCTCTGCGAGGCGGCTTAAATCTACAGCCATTATTGAAAGAGCAGCCAGAACCTCCAATATGAAATCTCTTGAACTTACAGCATCAAAAGAGTTTTCGACAAGTCCATTGAACCCAAGCATATTTGCAACTTTTTCCCTATTTATCGGAAAGCTTGTTGTTGCTAGGGCTCCAGAACCCATTGGGCAAAGGTCTACACGTTCATAAGCTTCCCTCAGCCTCTTCAGATTCCTGCTGAATATATCGCATTGCGCCACAAGATAATGGGCAAATGTGGTCGGCTGGGCTGGTTGAAAATGAGTATATCCGGGAATTATGGTTCCAATCTCGTTCTGAGCCTTTATAAGAAGAGATTCTTCAAAACACAGGATTGCCTCAACTAATTCTAATAATTCCTCTCGAAGTTGCATCCTTATAGCGGTAGCCACCTGATCGTTCCTACTTTTGGCGATATTCAGGTTTCCGCCAACATCCATCCCTACTGCCTCAATTACTGCTTCCTCAACGGCCATGTGAATGTCTTCAGCAGCTGTTGCTTCCTTCAAGTGCTCGTCCAGATTCCTTAATGCTCCGAGAATCTTCTTTCCATCAGCCTCGCTGATTATACCTTCCTCGGTCAGCATCATAACATGTGCCTTGTTTATCCTGACGACCTGCTTTAAGATTCGGGCATCATCCATCCTTGACGAGATGAAATCAGAAATGTCCTTCTGAGTTGGTCCAAGCCGGCCATCTCTTAAGAGAGTAGACATTTGCTATTTCCTCTTCATCCTCTTTATCGCATTAGCAACTCTTGTCGGTAGGCCCCAAAGCTCTATGAAGCCGGCTGAGGATGCTTGATTGAATGTTGTGCCTACATCGTAGGTGGCTAGGTTTATATCATAGAGCGAAAATGGTGATGAGCGGCCGACAACCTGAGCGTTTCCCTTGTAAACTTTGACCTTTACAGTTCCGCAGACCCTTTCCTGTGTTTTATCTATGAATGCGTCGAGGTCCTCTCGTAGTGGATCCATCCATAATCCAGTGTATACAAGGTATGCCCAGAGACTATCCACTTGCTGCTTGAATTGGAGTTCATGCCTGGTTAGAACCATCTTCTCAAGGTCTTTGTGAGCTTCAATAATCACTGTTGCTGCTGGGCATTCATAGACTTCGCGGGATTTTATCCCTACCAACCGATCTTCAATGTGGTCTATTCGTCCAACCCCATGTCTTCCAGCAATCTCGTTAACTCTCTCTATTAATGAGACTGGATCCATTCTTTCACCATTTACGCCCTCTGGGGTGCCATTGTAAAATTCAATTGAGAGGTATTCTGGTTTCTCCGGCGCCTTCTCAGGGGATGATGTCCATTCATACGCGTCTTCAGGAGGCTCTTTTTCAGGATGTTCCAGAACCCCGCACTCAACCGATCTACCCCAGAGGTTTTGGTCTATGCTGTACGGTCGATCCAAGTCGACTGGGATTGGAATATTATTCGCTTTTGCGAATTCTATTTCCGCGTCCCTAGTTAATCCCCATTCCCTAACTGGTGCAAATATATCGATGCTTGGATCCAGCGCTTTGACGGATACCTCTATTCTAACCTGATCGTTTCCTTTGCCTGTGCACCCGTGGGCTACGATCTTAGCCCCTTCCTCATGCGCGACCTCAACAAGCTTCTCAGCAATCAATGGTCTCGATAGGGCTGTGCTTAATGGATATTTCCCCTCGTATAGGGCGTTAGCCTTTATCGCTGGGAGGACATATCTTCGCGCAAACTCCTCCTTTGCGTCTATCGAGTAATGCTTTAATACTCCTAAGCTTAGCGCTTTTGCCTTTATCTCCTCCAGATCCTCCTTTTGCCCCACATCTAATGTTACTGTTATAACATCCGCGTCCAGTTTCTGTTGTAGCCATTTTATCATAACTGATGTGTCTAGGCCGCCTGAATAGGCGAGCACTACCTTCTTAGCCATAGGGCATTCTCCTCAAATTTTAGTCTGAAGGGAAGGGAAAAATTTAATAAATTCTTTTCGGTCATTTTTAACCAAGAA
This Candidatus Bathyarchaeota archaeon DNA region includes the following protein-coding sequences:
- the argH gene encoding argininosuccinate lyase, yielding MSTLLRDGRLGPTQKDISDFISSRMDDARILKQVVRINKAHVMMLTEEGIISEADGKKILGALRNLDEHLKEATAAEDIHMAVEEAVIEAVGMDVGGNLNIAKSRNDQVATAIRMQLREELLELVEAILCFEESLLIKAQNEIGTIIPGYTHFQPAQPTTFAHYLVAQCDIFSRNLKRLREAYERVDLCPMGSGALATTSFPINREKVANMLGFNGLVENSFDAVSSRDFILEVLAALSIMAVDLSRLAEDLIVWSSADFGIIDLPDEFTSTSSIMPQKKNPDVLEVIRARMGLIIGNFFSSAIVLKSLPSSYNLDFQEITPKLWDSIDEMKASLRILTELMIEVKVKPDALNKPHISFTTATELANILVRKCGIPFRVAHKIVGAAVKRLIEKNKSLHELTIETLKEISEDFWPHKICLDQNDIKTAIDQSTFIESHRVKGGPAKDEVKRMIESRLDSLNFFGEWAKGKKRLLDESAAKIDKMLESMTSDR
- a CDS encoding argininosuccinate synthase, with product MAKKVVLAYSGGLDTSVMIKWLQQKLDADVITVTLDVGQKEDLEEIKAKALSLGVLKHYSIDAKEEFARRYVLPAIKANALYEGKYPLSTALSRPLIAEKLVEVAHEEGAKIVAHGCTGKGNDQVRIEVSVKALDPSIDIFAPVREWGLTRDAEIEFAKANNIPIPVDLDRPYSIDQNLWGRSVECGVLEHPEKEPPEDAYEWTSSPEKAPEKPEYLSIEFYNGTPEGVNGERMDPVSLIERVNEIAGRHGVGRIDHIEDRLVGIKSREVYECPAATVIIEAHKDLEKMVLTRHELQFKQQVDSLWAYLVYTGLWMDPLREDLDAFIDKTQERVCGTVKVKVYKGNAQVVGRSSPFSLYDINLATYDVGTTFNQASSAGFIELWGLPTRVANAIKRMKRK
- the carA gene encoding glutamine-hydrolyzing carbamoyl-phosphate synthase small subunit; the encoded protein is MKTEKCPQRERKAVLVLEDGSFFLGYGFGSTGKVSGEVVFSTSMVGYPEALTDPSYHGQILTLTYPLIGNYGVPDYQTDGFHIPIHFESIGIKVTGLVIHELCIKPHHWASRRTLDEWLRSEGIPGIFGVDTRKLTKKLREKGVMLGILEVCNRGEEPKIDSLLKEVKTVEDPNKRDLAGEVTISEPITYDVGGRKKVVLIDCGSKASIIRNLLKRKVNVARVPYNFSSHEIMEYKPDGILISNGPGDPKKCEETIETVHNLIRENLPIMGICLGNQIISLAAGGDTYKLKYGHRSQNQPALDIESGRCYITTQNHGYATKAESLNKTPLKLWFINANDKTVEGIRSEDGKIFALQWHPEASPGPYDTEFMFDLFVNNLR